The following is a genomic window from Spartobacteria bacterium.
CAAACCCGACATTGCCTCGGAACTGGGACTAAGCGGCCCCACGATCATGCAGATGGTTAATGAACTCGTGGAAGATGGGTATGTGGAAGAGGCCGGAGAATACGCGTCGACCGGAGGACGCAAAGCGATGTCATATAAAGCGATTCAAAATAAATACCACGCTATGGGCGTCGACTTCACGCAAAACCATATCAGTATGGTACTAACAGATTTATCTGGAAAAATATTAAAGCACGAACGAATCTCCATTTATTTTGATCCGACACCGGCCTACTTCAGCGCGGTCTCAGAAATTATCAAAGCGTTTCTTGCGCATGAGGATATTGATACAACCAGTCATTTCGGCACAGGTGTTTCCATCCCGGGGATTATTGACAGGAAGAACGAACAAATCTGCATCTCCCATATATTGGGCATCAAGAAATTTGACTACAACATATTCACGCAATGCATCGGCTACAAATGCCAGTTCGTAAACGATGCCAACGCGGCAGCCATTGCCGAACTGCACCATACAAAAAACTCCAATGATATGGTCTACCTCTCCCTAAGCAACAGCGTCGGTGGTGCCATCATTCCAAAAAGAATTCAAACATACAGTCATCACACCGTTGACGAACTGCTAACCACGGGTGTTCATCATCGCTCCGGCGAATTCGGGCACATGACCCTGCATATCGATGGCGACACATGTTATTGCGGAAAAAAAGGATGCATAGATGCCTACTGTTCCGCCAAGGTATTGTCGCAATATACAGACTATCGGCTGGAAAACTTTTTTGAAGAGCTGGAAAACAACAACAAAGCCTTTGAAATGATATGGAATACCTACTTAAACAATTTATCAATAGCTATTAACAACTTATTAATGGCGTTTGACTGCCAACTCATCATCGGCGGCTATGTCGGCAGCTTTATCGGCCCTTATATGCCCAAATTACTCCAGCTCATCGACGAAAGAAGTACCTTTTCAACACCGGCTGAAACCGTGCTCCTCCCCTGCCGCTATCGCGTTGAAGCATCTGCGCTTGGTGCAGCAATCATTGATATGGAACAGTTTATCGACGCCATATAGCCTCTTTTTATCTCGAATAAGCAAAACTCAAAAACATTGCTAGGAATTAATTAATTAAATAGTTTAATTAAGTCTTGCATTAAGTCGCGCCAATGTCTATACCCATACACAGATCAAGAGAACAAATCCTAACACTAACTATTACGATTACGACAACCAAAGCACTGCGGATCACAGATCGAAAGGAGGATGCCTATAAGAAGATAAAAGACATCGAGCGTAGGGAACATATTGTTGACACCGTAAAAGAACAAATTTTTTCCAAGCAACAAAAAAAAGAAAGCAATAAACATGAAAAAACTAGTAAAACTCGTATTACTGACAACATTAGTGGCCGCCACCGCACAGGCCGGTCTTTTCGGGAAAAAGGATGCGAACTCAGAAAAAGGCATGAAAGTGGGCATGACAGTTCAGGATTTGAGTAATCAGATCTGGGCCAGTTCGGCATCGTCGCTAAAAGATCTGGTAGAAGCCGATGGCGGGAAAATGACCTACCTGGACTGCAAAAACAATTCATCCATGCAGATTCAGCAGCTGGAGAATTTTATTGCCGGCGGAGTGGATGTCATCGTTGTTCATCCCGTTGAAGTAAACTCCATCAGCACCGTGCTGGAAGAAGCCAATAAAGCCGGCATTAAAATTTACTGCTGGGACGAAAACGTACCCGCTGCGGATATCTCCTGGCTGATTGACAACTATGCCTTAGGTAAAGTGATCGGCGAACAGGCGGCTGAATGGATTAATACAAAACTGGGCGGCAAAGCAGAAGTAGCCGTGCTAGACTATCCTCAGATTCCTATTCTGCTAGAACGCGGCAACGGTATCGTTGATGCCATTAAGGAAAAGTCTCCTAATGCCAAAATCGTAGCGACAACCAGTGCCATTAATCCTACCGAAGGCATGACCAAAACAGAAACCATCCTGCAGGCGCATCCTAACGTCAAAGTCATTGCATGTATTGGTGGCGGCGGCGCGGTTGGTGCCAATGAAGCAGTGAAATCTGCCGGAAAACTCACTCCTGATTTCGGTATTTTTGCAGCCGATGCAACGGCCCAGGAACTGGACGCTATCGCAAATGATGAAGCCAACAGAATGTCTGTCATGATCACGGGCGGTGGAGCTGCTATCTCTACTGAGATCTACTCGTGGTTGCAGAAGATGGTTGCTGGCGAAGATGTACCCAAAATTGTATTCAGAACCACAATTCCTATCACCAAGGATAATTTAGCTCAGTACGCTGACTCGCTGAAATAAGCTAGATAACACCATATTAAAATGATTGCCGAAGAGGGTGACCTCACCCTCTTCGCTTCAGAGAATGCGAGGCAAATTACATGCAAGCAGATGACAACATACTTATGCTTAACGGGATAACAAAGACGTATCCCGGGGTAATCGCTCTGAATGATGTGACCATACACGTTAAACGAGGCGAAGTACACGCTCTGGTAGGAGAAAACGGGGCAGGAAAATCAACTACTATAAAAGTCTGCAGCGGAGCAATCGAACCTGATAGCGGGGAAATAATTATCGACGGCGAACGCTTTGTTGCCATGACCCCAAAAATGTCCGAAACCAAAGGCATTGCCGTCATTTACCAGGAGTTCAATCTGGTTGGCGAGTTGACCGTTGCCGAGAACATCTTTTTAGGAAGAGCGATCAGAAAAGGCATCGTCATTAACAACAAAGCGATGGTGGAAGAATCTAGAAAGATTTTTGAGCAATTTGATATTCAGATTGATCCCAACGAACTCGTCAAAAATCTCACGGTGGGATACCAGCAGATCGTAGAAATTGCCAAAGCCATCTCTCAAAAAGCCAAACTGCTGATCATGGATGAACCCTCGGCACCGCTTACCAAAACCGAGGTAGAACATCTGTATGTGATGGTAGATAAGCTGAAGGCTTCCGGCGTCACGGTCATCTACATATCACACAGAATGGATGAGATATTTAGATTGTCCGACAGAATAACGGTTATGCGGGACGGCATCAAAGTAAAGACCGTTGAAACGGCTGAAACGAACTTGGATGAACTGGTCAAATTAATGGTGGGCCGCGCGTTAACGGGATCCTATCCTTCAAGGAAACCGTGTATTGAGGAGACAACGCTTCTGGATGTGCAGCACCTATCAGGGAATGGTCTGTCGGATATTTCGTTTAAGATAAAAAAGGGGGAAATATTAGGATTTGCAGGATTAATCGGTGCCGGCCGTACAGAACTTGCCGAACTTATTTTTGGTGCGAAAAAACGGATCGCCGGCCAAGTGTTTTTAAACGGAGAGGAGATCCATTCGAAGACACCCTGCCAGGCCATAAAAAGCGGTATTGCCCTAGTTCCTGAAGACAGGAAAAAGCACGGAGCGTTGCTGGCGTTGGATGTAAAAGAAAACATCAGTATCGCCATATTGAAAAGTAAGCTATCCAAGCTATCCGTGGTCAATAAAAAGAAAGAGCACCGAGTCGCGGATAAATACGTAAAAGAACTACGGATAAAAACCCCCAGCATAAATGAAACCGTCAAAAACCTGAGTGGCGGCAATCAGCAAAAAGTCATCATAGGCAAATGGCTGGCATCGGATCCCGATCTAATCATCCTGGACGAGCCGACGCGCGGCATTGATGTGGGTGCCAAGTACGAAATATACACGCTGATCAACACCCTTGTTGAATCGGGGAAAACAATCCTGATGATTTCTTCTGAAATGGAGGAGATTATGGGGGTTGCGGACAGAATCATCGTATTGGCTGAAGGGAAAATCACCGGAGAAATCGCAAAAAAAGATTTCAGCCAGGAACTGATCATGAATTACGCATCCATAAACTGATAACGATCTATAACACACTGTTAGCATTTCAAATAAGGAGAATATTCACATGCAAAATATAATCAAAAGAATGAAAAAGTACGGGATGTTCGTTGTACTTTTGTTCTTGATCCTCTTTTTCGCCAGCACCTCAGATGCCTTTTTAAATTCAGGCAACCTGTTCAATGTCGCTCGTCAAATATCTATGCTGGGCATTGCCGCAGTAGGTATGGCTTTCGTCTTACTGCTCGGCGGCATCGATCTTTCCATCGGCTCACAAATCACGCTGGTAAACATCGTCGCAGCATGGCTTATGGTCAAAGCAGGTGTAAACCCTGTCGTTGCCAGTGCGATGGCCATTGCGATGGCCACCGCCATCGGCTTTATCAACGGCTGGATTATAGCTAATTTGAAAGTTCCGGCCCTAATTGTCACGCTTAGCGGGATGATCATCATTGAGGGCGTGGCCTATATTATCTGCGGCGGCATTCCGATTTTTGGATTCTCCAAAGCCTTCACTATTCTAGGTCAGGGCTATGTGGGTCCGGTTCCTATTCCCGTTATTCTGATGGTTGTCATCATGGCTATCGGGGCGTTCATATTAAATATGACCTATTTTGGACGCTATTTTTACGCGGTCGGCGGCAACGAAGAGGCGGCGGAACTGTCCGGAATTGACGTAAACAAGGTGAAATATCTGGCCTACACCTTGTCAGGATTATTCGCAGGGATTGCCGGCATCGTCATGCTGTCACGAACAAACTCCGGGCAGGCACTTGCAGGAAAAGGATTTGAGTTCGATGTACTGACAGCTGTCGTACTGGGCGGAGTTAGCATCAACGGTGGACAGGGTAAAATATCCAACGTCGTAGCCGGGGTATTGATTATCGGCGTACTGAGCAACGGCCTGGTACTGCTCAATGTCAGCCAGTATTCACAGATGGTGATCAAAGGCAGCGTACTCTTATTAGCGGTCATGTTTGATTTCTATCAGAAGAACAAGAAGAAGAAAGTGAAAGTACAGGCATAGCACATCCTTTTTCATCTTAAGCAATTTGTACCACAGAACCTAAATTTACAACCAAAATAAATGGAGACTATTATGTTACAGGCAGTCATGACCGAACCGGGAAAAATTGAGTTTAACGACGTAGAAGTACCGGCGATAAACGCAGATCAGATATTAGTAAAAATCAAAAAAATCGGTGTCTGCGGATCTGATATCCACGTGTACCGCGGCAAACACCCCTATACCTCGTATCCCGTCGTTCAGGGACACGAAGTCGCGGGCGAAATTGAAAAAATCGGAGCCAATGTGACCGGATTTACTATTGGAGACCGCGTCACCATCCAGCCGCAGGTTGTTTGCGGCACATGTTATAACTGTACCCATGGCATGTATAATGTCTGCGACAGTCTTAAAGTGATGGGATTTCAGACCACGGGCATGGCCTCTGAATATTTCGCCGTTGATGCAAAAAAGGCATTAAAGTTTTCAAACGAGATGTCCTATGACGAAGGCGCCATGATTGAGCCGCTGGCGGTGGCGATCCATGCGGTTAACAGAGGCGGATCCGTCGATGGCAAGAAAATCCTCGTGCTGGGGGCTGGCCCGATCGGCAACCTGATTGCCCAAACCGCAAAAGGCATGGGAGCGTCAAAGGTCATAATAACCGACTTAAGCGATTACAGACTGAATATTGCGAAAGAATGCGGTGTGGATGTCTGCTTAAACACCGCAAGAGAAAACGTAACCGATGCCATCGCAGAGCACTTCGGCCCGGATAGAGCGGACATGATTCTGGAATGCGTCGGTGTCAATAAAACCATGGAACAGGCGATCAGTAATGCACGAAAAGGATCGAACATTGTTGTCGTGGGCGTTTTTGAAGATCTCGCAAAGGTAGATCTAGGCTTTGTGCAGGATCGGGAATTAAAGCTGGTCGGTACGCTGATGTATAGAGAAGAAGACTATGTGAAGGCCATCGAACTGATTGAGGCAAAGAAAGTACATCTCAACCCTTTGATAACCAATCATTTCGCTTTCAAAGATTATCTGGCGGCCTATGACTTCATTGAGAAGCAAAAAGATCAAACCATGAAGGTCATTATTAACATCGAAGAGTAGTCGATTTAGAGACGTGAAGCAGTGGGCTGCGCTCATTGCTTCTGTCTCTGCTAACTGGAATGACAGGAAAACTCCTTATGAATAAAAAAGATAGCACACCTAGCATCATTGCCTTGGGCGAAGCACTTATTGACTTCGTATCACTTCAGTCTGGCGTGGGTCTTATCGAAGCGGCCTCTTTCAAGAAAGCCGCTGGCGGAGCACCGGCCAATGTGGCCGCCGGATTGGGAAAACTGGGCGTCGACTGCGCCTTTATCGGGCGTGTGGGCACGGATCAGTTTGGGGAATTCCTCATCGAAACACTGAAGGGATGCCACGTGAATATATCCGGTATCAGTTGTGATGAAGACGCACGCACCATGCTGGCTTTTGTGTCGCTGGGCGCGAATGGCGAGCGTGATTTCATGTTCTACCGGCATCCTTCCGCCGACATGCTGCTGGCACCCGAACACATCGATGAAACCCTCTTTAAGGGAGCCGATATATTTCACTTCGGCTCCATCAGTCTCGGTGCCGAGCCTTGTCGTGAAGCAACCCTTCAGGCATTGAAGTATGCCAAGGATAATAACCTGTTCATCTCCTATGACCCCAACCTGCGACTCAACCTCTGGGACAGTGCCGATCATGCAAAAAAGGAAATACTGGCCGCCCTGCCCTCTGCCGATTTTCTTAAGATCAATGAGGATGAACTGGCTTTTCTGACCGGCAGTGCTGACCTGGAAATGGGCATTAAAATCTTTCTTAATATGGGTCCGTCGATTGTGGCCGTCACCATCGGCCCCAAGGGCACCTGCATTGGAAGTCGGTCCGCAGGAATTCAAACTATTCCCGTGGTCGATGTTCCGGTTGTGGATACCACCGGCGCCGGAGATACCTTTGTTGCCGGATTCCTCAGCCAGCTGCTTCCTTTTGTGAAAAGCGATCAAATCGCGACGCTTACTGCGGAACAAATCAGACAGATGACGATCTATGCCAACACGGCTGCCGCCATTACTACATCTGGACGCGGTGCAATCGACAGTATGCCGGATTCTCAACAGGTTCAGGAACTGCTGTGCAGCATACAGGCGACATCTCTTTAGATGAATGCGATGTAATAAAGGATTAACATAAACCATGAAGTTAAACCTGAATCCGTTAGAAAATATATGCAAATAAAGCGTTACCTGTTGGGCTGAAGCGAC
Proteins encoded in this region:
- a CDS encoding sugar ABC transporter ATP-binding protein — translated: MQADDNILMLNGITKTYPGVIALNDVTIHVKRGEVHALVGENGAGKSTTIKVCSGAIEPDSGEIIIDGERFVAMTPKMSETKGIAVIYQEFNLVGELTVAENIFLGRAIRKGIVINNKAMVEESRKIFEQFDIQIDPNELVKNLTVGYQQIVEIAKAISQKAKLLIMDEPSAPLTKTEVEHLYVMVDKLKASGVTVIYISHRMDEIFRLSDRITVMRDGIKVKTVETAETNLDELVKLMVGRALTGSYPSRKPCIEETTLLDVQHLSGNGLSDISFKIKKGEILGFAGLIGAGRTELAELIFGAKKRIAGQVFLNGEEIHSKTPCQAIKSGIALVPEDRKKHGALLALDVKENISIAILKSKLSKLSVVNKKKEHRVADKYVKELRIKTPSINETVKNLSGGNQQKVIIGKWLASDPDLIILDEPTRGIDVGAKYEIYTLINTLVESGKTILMISSEMEEIMGVADRIIVLAEGKITGEIAKKDFSQELIMNYASIN
- a CDS encoding ROK family transcriptional regulator; amino-acid sequence: MKNKVTNIEVKKYNRNQVYRYINEHEKSSKPDIASELGLSGPTIMQMVNELVEDGYVEEAGEYASTGGRKAMSYKAIQNKYHAMGVDFTQNHISMVLTDLSGKILKHERISIYFDPTPAYFSAVSEIIKAFLAHEDIDTTSHFGTGVSIPGIIDRKNEQICISHILGIKKFDYNIFTQCIGYKCQFVNDANAAAIAELHHTKNSNDMVYLSLSNSVGGAIIPKRIQTYSHHTVDELLTTGVHHRSGEFGHMTLHIDGDTCYCGKKGCIDAYCSAKVLSQYTDYRLENFFEELENNNKAFEMIWNTYLNNLSIAINNLLMAFDCQLIIGGYVGSFIGPYMPKLLQLIDERSTFSTPAETVLLPCRYRVEASALGAAIIDMEQFIDAI
- a CDS encoding alcohol dehydrogenase — its product is MLQAVMTEPGKIEFNDVEVPAINADQILVKIKKIGVCGSDIHVYRGKHPYTSYPVVQGHEVAGEIEKIGANVTGFTIGDRVTIQPQVVCGTCYNCTHGMYNVCDSLKVMGFQTTGMASEYFAVDAKKALKFSNEMSYDEGAMIEPLAVAIHAVNRGGSVDGKKILVLGAGPIGNLIAQTAKGMGASKVIITDLSDYRLNIAKECGVDVCLNTARENVTDAIAEHFGPDRADMILECVGVNKTMEQAISNARKGSNIVVVGVFEDLAKVDLGFVQDRELKLVGTLMYREEDYVKAIELIEAKKVHLNPLITNHFAFKDYLAAYDFIEKQKDQTMKVIINIEE
- a CDS encoding sugar ABC transporter substrate-binding protein, with product MKKLVKLVLLTTLVAATAQAGLFGKKDANSEKGMKVGMTVQDLSNQIWASSASSLKDLVEADGGKMTYLDCKNNSSMQIQQLENFIAGGVDVIVVHPVEVNSISTVLEEANKAGIKIYCWDENVPAADISWLIDNYALGKVIGEQAAEWINTKLGGKAEVAVLDYPQIPILLERGNGIVDAIKEKSPNAKIVATTSAINPTEGMTKTETILQAHPNVKVIACIGGGGAVGANEAVKSAGKLTPDFGIFAADATAQELDAIANDEANRMSVMITGGGAAISTEIYSWLQKMVAGEDVPKIVFRTTIPITKDNLAQYADSLK
- a CDS encoding ABC transporter permease; amino-acid sequence: MQNIIKRMKKYGMFVVLLFLILFFASTSDAFLNSGNLFNVARQISMLGIAAVGMAFVLLLGGIDLSIGSQITLVNIVAAWLMVKAGVNPVVASAMAIAMATAIGFINGWIIANLKVPALIVTLSGMIIIEGVAYIICGGIPIFGFSKAFTILGQGYVGPVPIPVILMVVIMAIGAFILNMTYFGRYFYAVGGNEEAAELSGIDVNKVKYLAYTLSGLFAGIAGIVMLSRTNSGQALAGKGFEFDVLTAVVLGGVSINGGQGKISNVVAGVLIIGVLSNGLVLLNVSQYSQMVIKGSVLLLAVMFDFYQKNKKKKVKVQA